One Myxococcales bacterium DNA segment encodes these proteins:
- a CDS encoding protein kinase has translation MNAVQPISDVPVAAGTLIGGRYVVGEVLGRGGGGVVCAGHHVALDGPVAIKFLGPSEMEHDARRRFLREARLAHRLKSEHTVRIFDVGELPDGTLYLVMERLAGWTLDVELERRFVLPEREAVELAAQVAEALAEAHGLGIVHRDIKPQNLFLHASKDGSRTLKIVDFGVSRQVEGLAGTPNQTRTFMFLGTPRYMAPEQWELGAVADPRMDIYSLGVVLFEMLTASVPFEELAPQARAIAIVGGRMADARHMRPELSPRVVEVIQRCLSPRAEARPSARHLERLLRALGSSSAVSGGATLLVSNGQTQMLPREAPARPSPLPREAPALASPARSPRVSSQPPITDAPMLGPFASMAPEPASGVARRGSELPPLDAQADAPADEASREVAPSRRRIDAVVGGFLVAVLLALVLSGVVALLHTGGALRF, from the coding sequence GTGAACGCGGTCCAGCCCATCTCCGATGTTCCGGTAGCGGCCGGGACCCTCATCGGGGGGCGTTACGTCGTGGGCGAAGTGCTCGGTCGCGGCGGCGGCGGGGTCGTCTGCGCCGGGCACCACGTGGCGCTCGACGGGCCCGTGGCGATCAAGTTTCTGGGGCCCAGTGAGATGGAGCATGACGCCCGTCGCCGCTTCCTAAGAGAGGCGAGGCTCGCGCACCGGCTCAAGAGCGAGCACACGGTCCGCATCTTCGACGTCGGCGAGCTTCCCGACGGAACGCTCTACCTCGTGATGGAGCGACTCGCCGGCTGGACCCTCGACGTCGAGCTCGAGAGGCGCTTCGTGCTCCCCGAGCGCGAAGCCGTCGAGCTCGCCGCGCAGGTTGCCGAGGCACTGGCCGAGGCTCACGGACTCGGCATCGTGCACCGTGACATCAAGCCTCAAAATTTGTTTCTCCACGCGTCCAAGGATGGCTCGCGCACGCTCAAGATCGTGGACTTTGGGGTGTCGCGGCAGGTCGAGGGGCTGGCCGGCACGCCGAATCAGACGCGCACCTTCATGTTTCTAGGGACGCCGCGGTACATGGCGCCGGAGCAGTGGGAGCTTGGCGCCGTGGCCGACCCGCGCATGGACATCTACAGCTTAGGCGTCGTCCTCTTCGAGATGCTGACGGCGTCGGTGCCCTTCGAGGAGCTCGCCCCGCAGGCGCGCGCCATCGCTATCGTCGGCGGGCGCATGGCCGACGCGAGGCACATGCGCCCGGAGCTCTCGCCGCGCGTGGTCGAGGTGATTCAGCGCTGCCTGAGCCCCCGCGCTGAAGCGCGGCCCTCAGCGCGCCACCTCGAGCGCTTGCTGCGCGCGCTAGGCTCGTCGTCGGCCGTCAGCGGCGGCGCGACGCTGCTCGTCTCCAACGGCCAAACGCAGATGCTCCCGCGCGAGGCGCCGGCGCGCCCCTCTCCGCTGCCCCGGGAGGCGCCCGCGCTCGCGTCGCCCGCGCGGAGTCCCCGCGTGTCATCGCAGCCGCCAATCACCGATGCGCCGATGCTCGGGCCCTTCGCTTCCATGGCACCGGAGCCCGCGTCGGGCGTCGCTCGCCGCGGCTCTGAACTGCCTCCACTGGATGCCCAAGCGGATGCGCCCGCGGACGAGGCGTCGCGAGAGGTTGCGCCATCGCGCCGCCGCATCGACGCGGTTGTGGGCGGCTTCCTCGTCGCCGTGCTCCTCGCGCTCGTGCTATCGGGCGTCGTCGCGCTGCTCCACACGGGCGGGGCGCTCCGCTTCTGA
- a CDS encoding FliM/FliN family flagellar motor switch protein, whose protein sequence is MSGAAHLLRVVAEGGRVRRAAGRIDDLHDGLAAALRRAVPFLGRRATPIQVTGANAEKLGDTLSSLPRPHFVVPLACAPSASPGALAFDGDAVSLLLDGLLGGNGQAPPMLSPDGLSGAQVALVSRVAAGIVSAFGEVLAPLGVSLGAVPAAAPRKHDADPSSEAIPIVVHLQFGADASVGHILLVLPKDALATRTLVFAPATTPRDARVVAAVSKVEVELVAELGHRRMRISDLGRLKVGDTLRFSTRVDGTASVRIGDRALFTARPTAQNGQIALRVATRTFGVAAEPEPMPPPSGTVKSAAPATPGTPPTVVAGTGTGKSG, encoded by the coding sequence ATGAGCGGCGCCGCGCATCTCCTACGCGTGGTGGCGGAAGGCGGCCGCGTGCGGCGCGCCGCGGGCCGCATCGACGACCTCCACGACGGCCTCGCCGCCGCGCTCCGGCGCGCCGTGCCGTTCCTTGGCCGGCGCGCCACGCCGATTCAGGTGACCGGCGCCAACGCCGAGAAGCTCGGCGACACGTTGTCCTCCTTGCCGCGTCCACACTTTGTGGTCCCGCTCGCGTGCGCACCGAGCGCGTCGCCCGGTGCGCTCGCCTTCGATGGCGATGCCGTCTCTTTGCTCTTGGACGGCCTTCTGGGCGGCAACGGTCAAGCGCCTCCGATGCTCTCGCCGGACGGCCTCTCGGGCGCGCAGGTCGCGCTCGTCTCGCGCGTAGCGGCGGGTATCGTCTCCGCCTTCGGTGAGGTCTTGGCGCCGCTGGGCGTCTCGCTCGGAGCGGTTCCGGCAGCGGCGCCGCGCAAACACGACGCCGATCCGTCCTCCGAGGCGATCCCCATCGTGGTGCACCTTCAGTTCGGAGCCGACGCGTCCGTGGGCCACATTCTCCTCGTGTTGCCCAAAGACGCCCTCGCTACGCGCACGCTGGTCTTCGCCCCGGCGACGACGCCGCGCGACGCCCGCGTCGTGGCTGCCGTCAGCAAGGTCGAGGTCGAGCTCGTGGCCGAGCTCGGTCATCGACGCATGCGCATCTCGGATTTGGGGCGACTCAAGGTCGGCGACACGCTCCGCTTCTCGACCCGCGTCGACGGAACAGCGTCGGTGCGCATCGGCGACCGCGCGCTCTTCACGGCCCGACCGACGGCGCAGAACGGCCAAATCGCGCTTCGCGTGGCGACGCGCACCTTCGGGGTCGCCGCCGAGCCAGAGCCGATGCCTCCTCCATCGGGCACCGTGAAATCCGCGGCGCCGGCGACACCGGGCACGCCGCCAACGGTCGTCGCCGGGACGGGCACCGGCAAGTCGGGTTGA
- a CDS encoding flagellar basal body-associated FliL family protein: MSDSKKDDKKDEKKEAPVAAKPSKVGAILGVVLPAVFAGGAAFGGAKVAGAGHQKTVVVEVPAAPKPPGPTLPLEAFLVTLSDTSGKPHAMKVVLAIEFSNTTKEEVLKPLVPRVRDAALGYLRTVSFDLASDRTKGEVIRKELLEHIKKSGAATAEQVLITDFVLQ; encoded by the coding sequence ATGAGCGACAGCAAGAAGGACGACAAGAAAGACGAGAAGAAGGAAGCTCCGGTGGCCGCCAAGCCCTCCAAGGTCGGCGCCATCCTGGGCGTCGTGCTGCCGGCGGTGTTTGCCGGTGGCGCAGCGTTTGGTGGCGCGAAGGTCGCGGGCGCTGGCCATCAAAAGACCGTCGTCGTCGAGGTGCCCGCGGCGCCGAAGCCGCCCGGCCCGACGTTGCCGCTCGAGGCGTTCCTCGTGACCTTGAGCGACACCAGCGGCAAGCCGCACGCGATGAAGGTCGTCTTGGCGATCGAATTCTCGAACACGACGAAGGAAGAGGTCCTAAAGCCGCTCGTTCCGCGCGTGCGCGACGCGGCGCTCGGGTACCTGCGGACCGTGAGCTTCGATCTCGCGTCGGACCGCACGAAGGGCGAGGTCATTCGCAAAGAGTTGCTCGAGCACATCAAGAAGTCCGGCGCCGCCACGGCGGAGCAGGTGCTCATCACGGACTTCGTCCTTCAATGA
- a CDS encoding flagellar hook protein FlgE, translating to MSIINAMYAGVSGLNAEGEALGVTGDNISNSSTVGFKQSRALFEEVLGNAATQGPGGGVRMARTQQIFAQGSLQNTGQPTDLALSGDGFFVVRGAVDGGEGNYFTRAGQFTLQKDGKVVNPQGLVLQGYPAGPGGTFGASLSDVQLPTASLAPKATTTLTVTANLDASTVPMAAAWDPQNPSATSNFSTSMKVYDSLGNAHAVDVYFRKGSAGAWEYHALGAGADIQGGTAGQNSEIAAGTLSFTTTGALQDVTTTAGGTVTFNGANTAQPIAFSFGTTIASGGTGADGITQYGSASSVSAQSQDGYGAGELSGVKIDADGTVNGVYSNGQKVGVAQIGVAKFRANDGLSRAGHNLWAQTRDSGDPAIGSAGAGGRGAITAGALEQSNVDIATQFVDLIAHQRAFQANSKTISAAQEMLQQLININQ from the coding sequence ATGAGCATCATCAACGCAATGTACGCTGGCGTGTCGGGTCTCAACGCGGAGGGAGAAGCGCTCGGCGTCACCGGCGACAACATCTCGAACAGCAGCACCGTCGGCTTCAAGCAGTCGCGAGCGCTCTTCGAAGAGGTCCTCGGCAACGCCGCGACGCAGGGTCCCGGCGGCGGCGTACGAATGGCGCGAACGCAGCAAATTTTCGCCCAAGGAAGCCTCCAGAACACGGGCCAACCGACCGACCTCGCGCTCTCCGGCGATGGCTTCTTCGTCGTCCGCGGCGCCGTCGATGGCGGCGAGGGCAACTACTTCACGCGAGCCGGACAGTTCACGCTTCAGAAGGACGGCAAGGTCGTGAACCCGCAGGGGCTCGTCTTGCAGGGCTACCCCGCCGGCCCTGGCGGCACCTTCGGCGCGTCCCTCAGCGACGTGCAGCTCCCCACCGCATCGCTCGCCCCGAAGGCCACGACGACGCTGACGGTCACGGCGAACCTCGACGCCAGCACGGTCCCCATGGCCGCCGCGTGGGATCCGCAGAACCCCTCAGCGACGTCGAACTTCTCGACGAGCATGAAGGTCTACGATTCGCTGGGTAACGCGCACGCCGTCGACGTCTACTTTCGCAAGGGAAGCGCCGGCGCATGGGAGTACCACGCGCTCGGCGCGGGCGCCGACATTCAAGGCGGCACCGCGGGTCAGAACAGCGAAATCGCCGCGGGCACCCTGTCTTTTACGACAACGGGCGCGCTCCAAGACGTCACCACGACGGCCGGTGGCACGGTGACCTTCAACGGCGCAAACACGGCGCAGCCCATCGCCTTCTCCTTCGGCACGACCATCGCGAGCGGTGGCACCGGCGCCGACGGCATCACGCAATACGGCTCGGCGAGCAGCGTGTCGGCGCAGAGCCAGGACGGCTACGGCGCCGGCGAACTCTCGGGCGTGAAGATCGACGCCGACGGCACCGTCAACGGCGTCTACAGCAACGGGCAGAAGGTCGGGGTCGCTCAGATTGGCGTCGCGAAGTTCCGCGCCAACGACGGCCTCTCGCGCGCCGGTCACAACCTCTGGGCGCAGACGCGCGACTCCGGCGACCCCGCCATCGGGAGCGCAGGTGCTGGCGGTCGCGGCGCCATCACGGCGGGCGCCCTCGAGCAGTCCAACGTCGACATCGCCACCCAGTTCGTGGATCTCATCGCGCATCAGCGCGCGTTCCAAGCCAACAGCAAGACGATCTCCGCGGCACAGGAAATGCTCCAGCAGCTCATCAACATCAACCAATAA
- a CDS encoding flagellar hook assembly protein FlgD has protein sequence MGIESVNGAGATNPLGGTLADGSAKAPEKPALDKEAFLKLLVAQLKHQDPMKPMEGTEYVAQLSQFAMVEQSLAQTQKLDLMSAQMRGISNNEATSLVGKSVTMRGSTVAYDGLLATGASVTLGDAAKKVTVAIKDESGRVVRTLELGAKAAGAMPITWDGKDDSGQPVAAGKYSLDVKAENDAGAVSVTHEVTATVTKVTFDKGYPELVLDTGSTAPISDLVSVGRATKPEEAK, from the coding sequence ATGGGCATCGAAAGCGTCAACGGCGCCGGCGCGACCAACCCCCTTGGCGGAACGCTCGCCGACGGCTCCGCGAAGGCGCCGGAGAAGCCGGCCCTCGACAAGGAAGCGTTCCTCAAGCTGCTCGTCGCTCAGCTCAAACACCAAGATCCGATGAAGCCGATGGAGGGGACCGAGTACGTCGCGCAGCTCTCGCAGTTCGCGATGGTGGAGCAATCGCTTGCGCAGACGCAGAAGCTCGACCTCATGAGCGCGCAGATGCGCGGCATCTCGAACAACGAAGCCACAAGCCTCGTTGGCAAGTCGGTGACCATGCGCGGGTCGACGGTCGCCTACGACGGCCTCCTCGCGACGGGCGCCTCGGTCACGCTCGGCGACGCGGCGAAGAAGGTGACCGTCGCCATCAAGGACGAGAGCGGACGCGTGGTTCGAACGCTCGAGCTCGGCGCCAAGGCCGCCGGAGCGATGCCCATCACGTGGGACGGAAAAGACGACAGCGGTCAGCCGGTCGCGGCCGGCAAGTATTCGCTCGACGTCAAAGCCGAAAACGACGCTGGCGCCGTTTCGGTGACCCACGAGGTCACCGCCACGGTGACCAAGGTCACCTTCGACAAGGGGTACCCGGAATTGGTTCTCGACACGGGCAGCACCGCGCCCATCTCGGATCTCGTGAGCGTCGGCCGAGCGACGAAGCCTGAGGAGGCGAAATGA
- a CDS encoding FliI/YscN family ATPase: MTPPIDLNEYIRTAKAARTTLPEGRVEHLVGMLVEVGGIAAAIGSQLETRIDGRPLGLEVVGFRRGHVLTAPLGSTAGLKPGALVRARPSAAVAAVGPALLGRVIDAFGEPLDGLPPPPCGSRAPLKNEAPEPFSRRPVATPLETGVAAIDALLPLGRGQRIGLFAGTGVGKSTLLGMLCRHTSADVIVVGLVGERGREVGDFVRGALGAEGLARSVVVAATGDAPPLVRVRGAFRATAIAEHFRAQGKHVLLLMDSVTRFAMALREATLAAGEPPLTKGYTPSVFAALPALLERAGNDSGPGSITAIYTVLVEGDDLQDPVADAVRGILDGHIVLSRHLADRGVFPAIDLLKSVSRVVHDITTEPHQRAIATIRDRAAAYADASDLIQIGAYIPGSDPRVDTARDAMPRVEGLVRQKLTERTDRSLAIERALAIAGVTA; encoded by the coding sequence ATGACCCCTCCCATCGACCTCAACGAATACATCCGCACCGCCAAAGCGGCGCGCACGACGCTGCCGGAGGGCCGTGTCGAACACTTGGTCGGCATGCTGGTGGAGGTCGGCGGCATCGCCGCTGCTATTGGGAGCCAGCTCGAGACGCGCATCGACGGTCGGCCGCTCGGCCTTGAGGTCGTGGGCTTCCGGCGTGGCCATGTGCTCACGGCTCCGCTCGGCTCGACCGCGGGCCTCAAGCCCGGAGCGCTCGTGCGGGCGCGGCCGAGCGCCGCCGTCGCCGCCGTAGGCCCGGCGCTCCTCGGCCGTGTCATCGACGCCTTCGGTGAGCCGCTCGACGGCCTCCCGCCCCCTCCCTGCGGCAGTCGAGCGCCGCTCAAGAACGAAGCCCCCGAGCCGTTCTCACGCCGCCCCGTCGCGACCCCGCTGGAGACCGGAGTCGCGGCCATCGACGCGCTCTTGCCGCTCGGCCGGGGCCAGCGCATCGGCCTCTTCGCGGGGACCGGCGTGGGCAAGAGCACGCTCCTCGGCATGTTGTGCAGGCACACGAGCGCCGACGTCATCGTCGTCGGCCTTGTGGGCGAGCGCGGCCGCGAGGTCGGCGACTTCGTCCGCGGCGCCCTCGGCGCCGAAGGGCTCGCGCGCTCCGTCGTCGTCGCCGCGACGGGCGACGCGCCGCCCCTCGTGCGCGTCCGCGGCGCCTTCCGCGCCACGGCGATCGCCGAGCACTTCCGGGCGCAGGGCAAGCACGTGCTCCTGCTCATGGACTCGGTCACGCGCTTCGCGATGGCGCTCCGCGAAGCGACGCTCGCGGCCGGCGAGCCGCCGCTCACGAAGGGCTACACGCCGTCGGTCTTCGCGGCGCTTCCCGCGCTCCTCGAGCGCGCCGGAAACGACAGCGGGCCCGGCTCGATCACTGCGATCTACACGGTCCTCGTCGAGGGCGACGACCTGCAAGATCCGGTCGCCGACGCGGTACGCGGAATTCTCGACGGTCATATCGTCCTCTCGCGCCACCTCGCCGACCGAGGCGTCTTCCCGGCCATCGATCTGTTGAAGAGCGTCTCGCGCGTGGTGCACGACATCACGACGGAGCCCCACCAGCGCGCCATCGCGACGATTCGTGACCGCGCCGCGGCCTACGCCGACGCGTCGGACTTGATCCAGATCGGCGCCTACATCCCCGGCTCGGACCCGCGCGTCGACACGGCGCGCGACGCGATGCCGAGGGTCGAGGGGTTGGTCCGACAGAAACTCACGGAGAGAACCGATCGCTCCCTCGCCATTGAACGAGCCCTCGCCATCGCAGGAGTCACCGCGTGA
- the fliF gene encoding flagellar M-ring protein FliF: MSEPSKESLRARSLALLSKARAALGKLSLGTRVLLFSGLGLLIVGSVVLAPRFFAEAYAPLFAQLDASDSGAVVLKLKEMKVPYRISEGGGSIEVPDKRVHEVRMELAGSGLPRGGGVGFESFDKMRLGATDFEQRIMYRRALEGELGRTIGNLGAVQSARVHLVMPEKSVFVTKTEPASASIVVKLRSGRTLGASEIAGIVHLTASSTPGLSPDRVTLLSTDGAVLHRPRREGGVGQDFDAEALGQGRALEAALEDRARAMLARIVGAEQVDVRVSAELDLPRVERTEDRFDPAHSVLRSEERSTERATPSDSVAGVPGAEANLPTGAAPAAPAAGAPAASGSAAPSPGAAALAAATSGAGAGTVRESHTRNFEVDRVVEKRVFGGGTIKRLTVAVAIGDKVEGGVSVPRSKEELEKIAGLVRGAVGVSASRGDTLTVESMAFAKGDTLAPAEPTAEKLALPKVPAFLKTKAGMIGAGAFGGLVLLYFLVALRRRSKRKAKERAERAELAAADLAKARALAAASSDADDAGAGADGGTQGRAGASALLLEGNVDPRVLAQERALRDPATAALVVRAWLGTSEVEERIAS, translated from the coding sequence ATGTCTGAACCCTCCAAAGAATCCCTCCGCGCGCGGTCCCTCGCGCTCCTCTCCAAGGCCCGAGCGGCGCTCGGCAAGCTCTCCCTTGGCACCCGCGTGCTCCTCTTCTCGGGGCTCGGACTGCTCATCGTTGGCTCCGTGGTCCTCGCGCCGCGGTTCTTCGCCGAGGCCTACGCGCCACTCTTCGCGCAGCTCGACGCCTCTGACAGCGGCGCCGTTGTGCTGAAGCTCAAGGAGATGAAGGTCCCCTACCGAATCTCGGAGGGTGGCGGGAGCATCGAGGTGCCCGACAAGCGCGTCCACGAGGTCCGCATGGAGCTCGCCGGCTCGGGCCTACCACGCGGCGGCGGCGTCGGCTTCGAGTCGTTCGACAAGATGCGGCTCGGTGCCACCGACTTCGAGCAGCGCATCATGTACCGGCGAGCGCTGGAAGGTGAGCTAGGGCGTACCATCGGAAACCTCGGCGCCGTGCAATCGGCGCGCGTGCACCTCGTCATGCCGGAAAAGTCGGTCTTCGTCACCAAGACGGAGCCAGCCTCGGCGTCCATCGTCGTGAAGCTCCGCTCGGGGCGGACGCTCGGCGCTTCGGAAATTGCGGGCATTGTGCACCTCACCGCGTCGTCAACGCCCGGTCTTAGCCCGGACCGCGTGACGCTCCTGTCGACCGACGGAGCCGTGCTTCATCGCCCGAGGCGCGAAGGCGGCGTGGGCCAAGACTTCGACGCGGAAGCGCTAGGACAAGGCCGCGCCCTCGAGGCGGCGCTGGAGGATCGCGCCCGCGCGATGCTTGCCCGTATCGTAGGCGCCGAGCAGGTCGATGTCCGCGTGAGCGCCGAGCTCGATCTCCCCCGGGTGGAGCGCACAGAAGATCGGTTCGACCCGGCCCATTCGGTCCTCCGCAGCGAGGAGCGCTCCACAGAACGAGCCACCCCGAGCGACTCCGTCGCCGGCGTACCGGGCGCCGAGGCGAACCTGCCGACAGGCGCCGCGCCAGCTGCGCCCGCCGCCGGCGCGCCCGCCGCCTCCGGCTCAGCGGCGCCGTCGCCCGGTGCGGCCGCTTTGGCGGCTGCCACAAGCGGCGCTGGCGCAGGCACCGTGCGCGAATCACACACACGAAACTTCGAGGTCGATCGGGTCGTCGAGAAGCGCGTATTCGGCGGCGGCACCATCAAGCGCCTGACGGTGGCCGTCGCCATTGGAGACAAAGTCGAGGGCGGCGTCTCCGTGCCGCGCTCGAAGGAAGAGCTCGAGAAAATCGCGGGCCTCGTACGCGGCGCCGTTGGCGTCAGCGCGAGCCGCGGCGACACGCTCACCGTCGAGTCGATGGCCTTCGCAAAGGGCGACACGCTCGCCCCCGCCGAGCCCACGGCCGAAAAGCTCGCGCTGCCCAAGGTGCCGGCGTTCTTGAAGACGAAGGCAGGGATGATCGGCGCCGGCGCCTTCGGGGGCCTCGTGCTGCTGTACTTCCTCGTGGCCCTGCGTCGCCGCTCCAAGCGGAAGGCCAAGGAGCGCGCCGAACGGGCTGAGTTGGCGGCGGCGGACCTCGCCAAGGCGCGAGCCCTCGCGGCCGCCTCGAGCGACGCGGACGACGCGGGAGCCGGTGCGGACGGTGGCACCCAAGGTCGCGCAGGTGCGAGCGCGTTGCTCCTTGAAGGAAACGTGGACCCGCGTGTGCTCGCCCAGGAGCGCGCCCTTCGCGACCCCGCCACCGCGGCCCTCGTGGTCCGCGCCTGGCTGGGGACGAGCGAAGTGGAAGAGCGCATCGCGAGCTGA
- a CDS encoding flagellar hook-basal body complex protein FliE → MRIEPSSLLTGAPGAGVRGPTADGGIGGAAESGATPADGAAGAGSAFEAAFTHALEDASARNRLATAKVEALAAGTGDDLHGTLISTKEADISLRLVNSVRTKLLDAFHELWRTNV, encoded by the coding sequence TTGCGGATCGAGCCCAGCAGTCTCCTGACGGGCGCGCCTGGCGCCGGCGTTCGTGGCCCCACGGCCGACGGCGGCATCGGCGGCGCTGCCGAGTCTGGCGCCACACCCGCCGACGGCGCGGCGGGAGCGGGCTCGGCGTTCGAGGCGGCGTTCACCCACGCCCTCGAAGACGCGTCGGCGCGCAATCGCCTCGCAACGGCCAAGGTCGAAGCGCTCGCGGCGGGCACCGGCGACGACCTCCACGGCACGCTCATCTCGACCAAGGAAGCGGACATCTCGCTCCGCCTCGTGAACTCGGTCCGCACCAAGCTACTCGACGCCTTCCACGAACTCTGGCGAACCAATGTCTGA
- the flgC gene encoding flagellar basal body rod protein FlgC codes for MSGSFKVAGVFSAMEIAASGLTAERGRMNVIASNLANARTTRGADGQPFRRQDPVFQAQPVAGRAFDPVLSKLTEVRMTGTRVDPNPGQLVHDPGHPDANPQGYVEYPNVNVVTEMVNLMTASRAYEAGVTSIESIKAMARSALKIGD; via the coding sequence ATGAGCGGTTCATTCAAGGTCGCGGGCGTCTTCAGCGCCATGGAGATCGCCGCGTCAGGCCTGACGGCCGAGCGCGGACGCATGAACGTCATCGCGTCGAACCTGGCCAACGCCAGAACGACGCGCGGCGCCGATGGCCAGCCCTTCCGCCGGCAAGATCCAGTCTTTCAGGCGCAACCCGTCGCCGGCCGCGCCTTCGACCCCGTGCTCAGCAAGCTGACCGAGGTGCGCATGACCGGGACCCGTGTGGACCCGAACCCCGGCCAGCTCGTCCACGACCCGGGCCACCCCGACGCCAACCCGCAGGGTTACGTCGAATACCCGAACGTGAACGTCGTGACGGAGATGGTCAACCTCATGACAGCGTCGCGCGCCTACGAGGCCGGCGTCACCTCCATCGAGTCCATCAAGGCCATGGCGCGCTCGGCGCTCAAGATCGGAGACTGA
- the flgB gene encoding flagellar basal body rod protein FlgB, which produces MSLFDGIGGIRQGLDYHLARQNVLVSNLSHLDTPGYRPLELERTRDGFHGALAQEVQAAAGGLKVTDAAHIGPRQDGSVNAGHIVKDPTAQPGADGNGVNVDREASKIAANQVRYDVLTRLVAQSLSGLAWAANDGRNG; this is translated from the coding sequence ATGTCGCTCTTCGATGGCATCGGCGGAATTCGCCAAGGGCTCGACTACCACTTGGCGAGGCAGAACGTCCTCGTGTCCAACCTCTCGCACCTCGATACGCCGGGATACCGGCCGCTCGAGCTCGAGCGGACGCGCGACGGGTTTCACGGAGCCCTCGCCCAAGAGGTTCAGGCGGCGGCCGGTGGCTTGAAGGTCACCGACGCCGCCCACATTGGTCCCCGTCAAGACGGCAGCGTCAACGCGGGCCATATCGTCAAAGATCCGACGGCCCAACCGGGCGCCGATGGCAACGGCGTCAACGTAGACCGCGAGGCGTCGAAGATCGCCGCCAACCAGGTCCGCTACGACGTGCTCACGCGCCTCGTAGCGCAGAGCCTCTCGGGTCTCGCGTGGGCTGCCAACGACGGGAGGAACGGATGA
- a CDS encoding flagellar FlbD family protein yields MIKLTRLNHHTVAINPDHIRWAEASPDTTLFLLGGEKILVLETLDELLGRVIEFRRRIRTPGAPGEEMDTITGDPPRMPSKAPPPLGARSSHFPRPSGTPRFGGGT; encoded by the coding sequence ATGATCAAGCTCACGCGCCTCAACCACCACACCGTCGCCATCAACCCGGATCACATTCGCTGGGCCGAGGCATCGCCCGACACCACGCTCTTCCTCTTGGGCGGCGAGAAGATCCTCGTGCTCGAGACGCTTGACGAGCTCCTCGGCCGCGTCATCGAGTTCCGACGACGCATCCGCACGCCGGGTGCGCCAGGCGAGGAGATGGACACCATCACGGGAGATCCGCCCCGGATGCCGTCGAAGGCGCCGCCCCCGCTCGGGGCACGCTCTTCGCATTTCCCGAGACCCAGCGGTACGCCGCGCTTCGGAGGAGGGACCTGA
- a CDS encoding flagellar motor protein, with product MEPLIGIFVALAAILLGNMLEGGHASSIVGGPAMLIVLGGTIGATMVQFPLATISESIKIVSGTFKKCHYDLPKMIEEIVDYANRARRDGILALEKVASTVSDPFLAKALTMAVDGVDSATLRDTMEVTISQHEEHGEDAAKVFEALGGYCPTIGIIGAVLGLIHVMSNLSDIAAVGAGIAAAFVATIYGVAFANVVFLPMAGRIKLRVREEATARVLMLTGVLAIQEGMNPKLVRDRLAEFVHDHGHGKAGAAAPATA from the coding sequence ATGGAGCCGCTCATCGGCATCTTCGTCGCGCTCGCGGCGATTCTTCTTGGGAACATGCTCGAAGGTGGGCACGCGTCGTCGATCGTCGGCGGGCCCGCCATGCTCATCGTGCTCGGCGGCACCATCGGGGCGACCATGGTGCAGTTCCCGCTCGCGACCATCTCCGAGTCCATCAAGATCGTCAGCGGCACCTTCAAGAAGTGCCACTACGATCTCCCGAAGATGATCGAAGAGATCGTCGACTACGCGAATCGCGCGAGGCGCGACGGCATCCTGGCGCTCGAGAAGGTCGCCTCCACGGTCTCCGATCCGTTCCTCGCCAAGGCGCTCACCATGGCCGTCGACGGCGTGGATTCGGCCACGTTGCGCGACACCATGGAGGTCACCATCAGTCAGCACGAGGAGCACGGAGAAGACGCGGCCAAGGTCTTCGAAGCGCTCGGCGGCTATTGCCCCACCATCGGCATCATCGGCGCCGTCTTGGGCCTCATCCACGTCATGAGCAACCTGAGCGACATCGCCGCCGTCGGCGCCGGTATCGCGGCGGCCTTCGTCGCCACCATCTACGGCGTCGCCTTCGCCAACGTGGTCTTTCTGCCGATGGCCGGTCGCATCAAGCTTCGGGTGCGCGAGGAAGCCACGGCCCGCGTGCTGATGCTCACCGGCGTGCTCGCGATTCAAGAGGGAATGAACCCGAAGCTCGTCCGCGATCGCTTGGCTGAGTTCGTGCACGACCACGGTCACGGCAAGGCAGGCGCTGCGGCGCCGGCGACGGCCTGA